The Mucilaginibacter mallensis genome has a segment encoding these proteins:
- the ffh gene encoding signal recognition particle protein, whose translation MFENLSDKLDRAFKVLKGQGTITEINVAETMKEIRKALLDADVNYKTAKAFTDEVRQKAMGENVLTSISPGQLLTKIMNDELTQLMGGSTAELNFPSTPTIILIAGLNGAGKTTFTGKLANFLKTQKNKKPLLVADDIYRPAAIDQLEVLGEQIGVPVYSNRESKDPIAIAKEGIALAKQNGHNVVIIDTAGRLSIDEAMMLEIEQVKDAVKPHEILFVVDSMTGQDAVNTAKVFNDRLDFTGVVLTKLDGDTRGGAALSIKSVVNKPIKFIGTGEKMEALDVFHPDRMASRILGMGDVVSLVERAQQQFDEKEAAELQKKIRKNKFDFNDFYSQIQQIKKMGNMKDLMGMIPGVGKMMKNVEVDDDAFKAIEAIIQSMTPHEKENPDTINQSRRNRIAKGSGTDLAEVNRLIKQFDDMRKVMKQMSNPAAMASMMRRMPKM comes from the coding sequence ATGTTTGAAAATCTTTCGGATAAACTCGACAGGGCATTTAAAGTACTGAAGGGTCAGGGTACAATTACTGAAATAAACGTGGCTGAAACCATGAAGGAAATACGCAAAGCCCTTCTGGATGCCGACGTAAACTATAAAACAGCCAAAGCATTTACTGATGAGGTGCGCCAAAAGGCAATGGGCGAAAATGTATTAACCTCCATTTCGCCGGGCCAGTTGCTCACCAAGATCATGAATGATGAGCTTACCCAGTTAATGGGTGGCAGCACCGCCGAGCTTAATTTCCCCTCAACACCAACCATCATATTAATTGCAGGTTTGAACGGTGCTGGTAAAACAACCTTTACCGGTAAGCTGGCCAATTTCCTTAAAACACAAAAAAATAAAAAGCCATTACTGGTTGCTGATGATATTTACCGCCCCGCGGCTATTGATCAGCTGGAAGTATTAGGTGAGCAGATAGGCGTACCGGTTTACTCAAACCGTGAATCAAAAGACCCTATCGCGATAGCAAAAGAAGGTATTGCTTTAGCCAAACAAAATGGCCACAATGTGGTGATCATTGATACCGCCGGCCGTTTATCAATTGATGAGGCCATGATGCTCGAGATTGAGCAGGTAAAGGATGCTGTTAAACCACATGAGATCTTGTTCGTGGTTGATTCCATGACCGGTCAGGATGCGGTTAATACAGCTAAAGTTTTCAATGACCGTTTGGACTTTACCGGCGTTGTTTTAACCAAATTGGATGGTGATACCCGTGGTGGTGCCGCTTTATCTATAAAATCGGTTGTTAACAAGCCGATCAAATTTATTGGTACCGGCGAAAAGATGGAAGCGCTTGACGTTTTCCACCCTGATCGTATGGCATCAAGGATATTGGGCATGGGTGACGTGGTATCCTTGGTTGAACGTGCGCAACAGCAGTTTGATGAAAAAGAAGCCGCGGAACTACAGAAAAAGATCCGCAAAAATAAATTCGACTTCAATGATTTTTACAGCCAGATACAGCAGATCAAAAAAATGGGTAACATGAAAGATCTGATGGGCATGATACCGGGCGTAGGCAAAATGATGAAGAACGTGGAGGTGGATGACGATGCCTTTAAAGCAATTGAGGCCATCATACAATCCATGACACCACACGAAAAGGAAAATCCTGATACCATTAACCAAAGCAGGCGTAACCGTATAGCCAAAGGTTCAGGTACCGACCTTGCCGAAGTGAACCGCCTGATAAAGCAGTTTGATGATATGCGTAAGGTAATGAAACAAATGAGCAACCCGGCAGCCATGGCCAGCATGATGCGCCGTATGCCGAAGATGTAA
- a CDS encoding M1 family metallopeptidase encodes MRITLIISCVFIATSVFAQTTFPGIDVQHYSFSIKLNDDNDTIKGQAAVTIKFLKNVSQVQLNLVKKNNTGKGMLVSSVTESGKNLSFAQDSDIVSIFSSAKINTTHTYTINYQGVPVDGLIISTNKFGKRTFFGDNWPNRAHNWLPCADYLSDKASLDFMVTAPDHYQVVSNGLKIEEKQLANHTKLTHWKETVPLPTKVMVIGVADFAIEQSGTVNGIPVYSYVFPENKEVGFKSYAYAPEILAYYIGKIGPYEFKKLANVQSKTIYGGMENSSAIFYDEKLIGLRYDEELMAHEIAHQWFGDAVTEKSWQNLWLSEGFATYMTNCYLEHKYGIDTLKKREMADRRKVIKFERERLTPVIDSAVKDNYVQLLNANSYEKGGWVLHMLRRKLGDTLFWKGIRAYYAKEEGVNANTTDLRLVMEQVSGQNLEPFFKQWLYTSGHPELSVNWKYDADKKAISIQITQKQDKLFEFPLTYVIGKETYTIYIRNKDTTITIAAHVKPKTIKMDPDVDLLAGFEVNEQN; translated from the coding sequence ATGAGAATTACTTTAATAATTAGCTGTGTGTTTATTGCGACATCTGTTTTTGCACAAACAACCTTCCCCGGCATTGATGTACAGCATTACAGCTTCTCCATAAAACTAAATGATGATAACGATACTATAAAAGGGCAGGCTGCTGTTACCATTAAATTTTTGAAGAATGTGTCGCAGGTGCAGTTAAACCTGGTTAAGAAAAATAATACGGGCAAAGGCATGCTGGTATCCTCGGTTACTGAAAGTGGCAAGAATTTAAGTTTTGCACAGGATAGTGATATCGTAAGTATATTCTCATCTGCAAAAATAAATACTACGCATACCTATACTATCAATTACCAGGGCGTACCGGTTGATGGATTGATCATATCAACCAATAAATTTGGTAAACGGACATTTTTTGGGGATAACTGGCCCAATCGCGCGCATAACTGGCTACCATGTGCCGATTATCTGTCGGACAAGGCCTCGCTCGATTTTATGGTTACCGCCCCCGATCATTACCAGGTGGTATCAAACGGCTTAAAGATTGAAGAAAAGCAGCTGGCTAATCATACTAAACTTACACACTGGAAAGAAACTGTTCCCCTGCCAACAAAAGTTATGGTAATAGGCGTTGCTGATTTTGCCATTGAGCAATCGGGCACAGTTAACGGCATCCCCGTTTATAGCTATGTTTTCCCCGAGAATAAAGAGGTGGGTTTTAAAAGCTATGCTTACGCACCTGAGATATTAGCGTATTACATCGGCAAAATTGGTCCGTATGAATTTAAAAAGCTGGCTAACGTACAATCAAAAACCATATATGGCGGCATGGAAAACTCCAGTGCTATATTTTATGATGAAAAGCTGATAGGACTAAGATATGATGAGGAGCTAATGGCGCATGAAATTGCCCACCAATGGTTTGGCGACGCGGTTACCGAAAAAAGCTGGCAAAATTTATGGCTGAGTGAAGGTTTTGCCACCTATATGACCAATTGCTACCTCGAACATAAATACGGAATTGATACGCTTAAAAAACGCGAAATGGCCGACCGCCGAAAAGTAATAAAATTTGAGCGCGAAAGGCTCACGCCTGTTATTGATAGCGCGGTTAAGGATAATTATGTGCAGCTACTGAATGCCAACAGCTATGAAAAAGGTGGTTGGGTACTGCATATGCTGCGCAGAAAATTAGGCGATACCCTGTTTTGGAAAGGTATACGTGCTTATTATGCAAAAGAAGAAGGCGTTAATGCTAATACAACAGATCTGAGGCTGGTAATGGAACAGGTTAGCGGGCAAAACCTGGAGCCATTCTTTAAACAGTGGCTATATACATCCGGTCACCCGGAACTGAGCGTTAATTGGAAATATGATGCTGATAAAAAAGCTATAAGTATTCAGATAACTCAAAAGCAGGATAAGCTGTTTGAGTTTCCGTTAACATATGTCATCGGGAAAGAAACTTATACTATCTATATAAGAAATAAGGATACAACGATCACTATTGCAGCCCATGTAAAGCCCAAAACCATTAAAATGGACCCGGATGTGGATTTATTGGCAGGATTTGAGGTAAATGAACAAAATTAA
- a CDS encoding protease inhibitor I42 family protein, translated as MKNLYKTALFLFTIATISLASCKKDNNSQQPALRLSVADTGKTLSVVKGQTIAITVSNPGDGGFTYNAWQYNSTVLHLDSHTHTAPANSQAIGDFGTDTWQFTSLQSGTSILKLTATQSYTVTMFNDNIVVK; from the coding sequence ATGAAGAACCTTTACAAAACAGCATTATTTTTATTTACGATAGCCACAATTTCGCTGGCATCATGCAAAAAAGATAATAATTCTCAACAGCCTGCCCTAAGGCTTTCAGTTGCAGATACCGGCAAAACATTGTCGGTAGTAAAAGGACAAACTATAGCGATAACCGTATCAAATCCTGGCGATGGAGGGTTTACATATAATGCATGGCAATATAATTCCACCGTTCTGCATTTGGATAGCCATACGCACACGGCTCCTGCTAACTCACAGGCTATCGGTGATTTTGGTACCGATACGTGGCAATTTACCTCGCTGCAAAGTGGCACAAGCATTTTAAAGCTTACCGCCACGCAAAGCTACACGGTAACCATGTTCAACGATAATATTGTAGTAAAGTAG